One stretch of Caloenas nicobarica isolate bCalNic1 chromosome 4, bCalNic1.hap1, whole genome shotgun sequence DNA includes these proteins:
- the DCUN1D4 gene encoding DCN1-like protein 4 isoform X5 — translation MPPRKKRRPAAGDDLSAKKSRHDGMYRKYDSTRIKAEEEVFSSKRCLEWFYEYAGTDDIVGPEGMEKFCEDIGVEPENVVMLVLAWKLDAQNMGYFTLQEWLKGMTSLQCDTTEKLRNSLDYLRSLLNEPTNFKLIYRYAFDFAREKDQRSLDINTAKCMLGLLLGKTWSLFPVFHQFLEQQSKYKVINKDQWCNVLEFSRTINLDLSNYDEDGAWPVLLDEFVEWYKGKQMT, via the exons tatgtATAGAAAATATGATTCGACTAGaataaaagcagaggaagaagtcTTTTCAAGTAAGAGATGCTTAGAGTGGTTCTATGAATATGCAG GGACCGATGACATTGTAGGGCCAGAAGGTATGGAGAAATTTTGTGAAGACATTGGAGTTGAACCAGAAAAT GTAGTTATGCTTGTACTAGCATGGAAGTTGGATGCACAAAATATGGGCTACTTTACATTACAAGAATGGTTAAAAGGAATGACGTCACTACA ATGTGATACTACAGAAAAATTGAGAAATTCCCTGGATTACTTGAGATCTTTGTTAAATGAGCCTACCAATTTTAAACTTATTTATAGATACGCATTTGACTTTGCACGG GAAAAGGACCAGCGCAGCCTAGATATCAATACTGCCAAGTGTATGTTGGGCCTTCTTTTAGGAAAAACATGGTCCctttttccagtatttcaccAGTTTCTAGAG CAGCAATCAAAATACAAAGTTATCAATAAGGACCAATGGTGTAATGTTCTGGAATTCAGCAGAACAATTAACCTTGACCTCAGTAATTATGATGAAGATGGAGCCT GGCCAGTGTTGTTGGATGAGTTTGTGGAATGGtataaaggaaaacagatgacATAG